In Miscanthus floridulus cultivar M001 chromosome 5, ASM1932011v1, whole genome shotgun sequence, one genomic interval encodes:
- the LOC136453926 gene encoding uncharacterized protein At4g15970-like, giving the protein MSEHRLRTHMGTLSKRNGPGHLGCFLLGALLPTAFLLFVDSDRAGALLSSMSSLGLGNGLRSNLTSHGGSAPAGAGEDDQVIFKGLAELLPRVAMDDRTVIITSVNEAWAQPGSLLDLYLDSFKNGEDTAHLLNHLVVVALDARGFDRCKAVHPHCYHLNATSVDMSSAKRFMSPDYLELVWTKLVFQQRVLELGYNFLFTDCDMVWFRNPFRHFPVYADISCSSDHFKPSRAPLDNPINTGLYYMKSTNRTIEMMKYWRAARVRFPGQHDQAVFVNIRHELVGKLHVKIEPLDTVYYGGFCEYHDDPEKVCTVHANCCVGLDTKVHDLKDFTADWKNYTSLMPEARQKGAFKWTYPTRCRDSIGRRKP; this is encoded by the exons ATGTCTGAACACCGATTGAGAACGCATATGGGCACCCTGAGCAAGCGGAACGGGCCCGGGCATCTGGGCTGTTTCTTGCTCGGGGCTCTCCTGCCCACTGCCTTCCTGCTCTTTGTGGACTCCGACAGGGCTGGAGCGCTCTTGTCGAGCATGTCGAGCTTGGGGTTGGGGAATGGGCTGCGTAGCAACCTCACAAGCCACGGCGGTTCAGCGCCTGCCGGTGCCGGAGAAGACGACCAG GTCATATTCAAGGGCCTAGCCGAGCTGCTACCGAGGGTTGCCATGGACGACAGGACGGTGATCATCACGTCTGTGAACGAGGCATGGGCGCAGCCGGGCTCCCTGCTGGACCTCTACCTCGACAGCTTCAAGAACGGCGAGGACACCGCGCACCTCCTCAACCACCTCGTCGTGGTCGCCCTCGACGCCCGCGGGTTCGACCGCTGCAAGGCCGTGCACCCTCACTGCTACCACCTCAACGCCACGTCCGTGGACATGAGCTCCGCCAAGCGGTTCATGAGCCCGGACTACCTGGAGCTCGTCTGGACCAAGCTCGTCTTCCAGCAGCGCGTGCTGGAGCTCGGCTACAACTTCCTCTTCACG GACTGCGACATGGTATGGTTTCGCAACCCGTTCCGGCACTTCCCCGTGTACGCCGACATAAGCTGCTCGTCGGACCACTTCAAGCCGTCGCGCGCGCCGCTGGACAACCCGATCAACACCGGCCTCTACTACATGAAGTCGACGAACCGGACCATCGAGATGATGAAGTACTGGCGGGCGGCTAGGGTGAGGTTCCCGGGGCAGCACGACCAGGCGGTGTTCGTCAACATCAGGCACGAGCTTGTGGGCAAGCTGCATGTCAAGATCGAGCCGCTGGACACGGTGTACTACGGCGGGTTCTGCGAGTACCACGACGACCCAGAGAAGGTCTGCACCGTCCACGCCAACTGCTGCGTTGGGCTGGACACCAAGGTGCACGATCTCAAGGACTTCACCGCGGACTGGAAGAACTACACGAGCCTGATGCCGGAGGCGAGGCAGAAGGGTGCTTTCAAGTGGACGTATCCGACTAGGTGCCGGGATTCCATAGGTCGGCGTAAGCCTTGA